A portion of the Bacteroidales bacterium genome contains these proteins:
- a CDS encoding MaoC family dehydratase, with protein MEKLIISSYDEFANYVGKEIGVSEYLQITQDQINLFADATMDHQWIHTDPERAKTESPFGSTIAHGYLSLSLLPYLWTQIIEVKNIKLLVNYGIEKLKFNQAILVNSEVRLRAELKSLVNLRGISKAEIKVMLEIKDQKKSALEGTLIFLYHFNN; from the coding sequence ATGGAAAAATTAATTATCAGTAGTTACGACGAGTTTGCAAACTATGTAGGAAAAGAAATTGGAGTTTCTGAATACCTCCAAATTACTCAGGATCAAATAAACCTTTTTGCTGATGCAACTATGGATCATCAATGGATACATACCGATCCCGAACGTGCGAAAACAGAAAGTCCTTTTGGAAGTACAATTGCACATGGTTATTTAAGCCTATCGCTTCTTCCTTATCTGTGGACACAAATTATTGAAGTAAAAAATATTAAACTTCTAGTAAATTATGGTATTGAGAAGTTAAAATTTAACCAAGCCATATTGGTAAATAGTGAAGTACGCCTCCGTGCCGAATTAAAATCATTAGTAAATCTCAGAGGAATTAGTAAAGCTGAAATAAAGGTTATGCTTGAAATAAAAGATCAGAAAAAATCTGCTTTAGAAGGTACGCTTATTTTTCTATATCATTTTAACAATTAA
- a CDS encoding DUF4395 domain-containing protein has protein sequence MKNIVCPISTEEIDSNVSRLTVFLNVILMALFLGTLNPIFIIVVTLDYFIRAALKAKYSPLWLVASMGIGILDSKRKPIGLAQKVFASRLGFFCAFSSTVLVLLDYNIASISVAGLLMILSIIDSVFSFCIGCVVYNYLVYPFYKDK, from the coding sequence ATGAAAAATATAGTTTGCCCTATTTCTACTGAAGAGATTGACAGTAACGTGAGTAGGTTAACAGTATTCCTTAACGTTATATTGATGGCCCTTTTTCTGGGGACATTGAATCCAATATTTATAATAGTGGTAACTTTAGATTATTTTATTAGAGCAGCTTTGAAAGCTAAATACAGTCCCCTTTGGCTTGTAGCTTCTATGGGAATAGGCATCCTTGATTCGAAAAGGAAACCAATCGGTTTGGCACAGAAAGTATTTGCTTCAAGGCTGGGGTTCTTTTGTGCTTTTTCTTCTACTGTATTAGTGTTACTGGACTATAATATTGCGTCAATAAGCGTTGCAGGGTTACTAATGATTCTTTCTATCATAGACTCGGTATTTAGCTTTTGTATAGGTTGTGTGGTATACAATTACTTGGTTTATCCCTTTTACAAAGATAAATAG